A genomic stretch from Verrucomicrobiia bacterium includes:
- the htpX gene encoding protease HtpX → MKRIILFVLTNIAVLAVLAVAAHLLGVDKYLTSAGLNLSMLLIFSAILGFSGSFISLLISKWMAKMAYGIQVIDRPQDATEAWLVNTVARFAEQAGIRTPEVGIYDSPEVNAFATGPTRNNALVAVSSGLLRQMNQRQAEAVLAHEVAHVANGDMVTMTLLQGVLNTFVVFLSRVFGFLIDSALRRDNDRGGVGIGYFLGSIVCQIVLGILATMIVMAYSRHREYRADAMGAQLAGRSNMISALQRLNEIMHGGGVLDDRSPALSAFKINNKPSGLLALFASHPPLEKRIEALQRMM, encoded by the coding sequence ATGAAACGGATCATCCTGTTTGTGCTGACCAACATTGCGGTGTTGGCCGTGCTGGCGGTGGCGGCCCATCTGCTGGGCGTGGACAAATACCTCACGTCGGCAGGGCTGAACCTGTCCATGCTGTTAATTTTCTCAGCCATCCTGGGTTTCAGCGGCAGCTTCATCTCATTGCTGATCTCCAAATGGATGGCCAAGATGGCTTACGGCATCCAGGTGATTGATCGTCCCCAGGATGCCACTGAGGCCTGGCTGGTGAACACGGTGGCGCGGTTTGCCGAGCAGGCCGGCATCCGGACGCCGGAAGTAGGGATTTATGACAGCCCGGAAGTCAACGCCTTTGCCACCGGCCCCACCCGCAACAATGCCCTGGTGGCCGTCAGTTCCGGCCTTCTGCGCCAGATGAATCAGCGCCAGGCTGAGGCCGTGCTGGCGCACGAAGTGGCGCATGTGGCCAACGGGGACATGGTGACGATGACCCTGTTGCAAGGGGTGCTCAATACGTTTGTGGTTTTCCTGTCCCGCGTGTTCGGTTTCCTGATCGATTCCGCGCTGCGCCGCGACAACGATCGTGGCGGGGTGGGCATCGGTTATTTTCTGGGCAGCATCGTCTGCCAGATCGTGTTGGGCATCCTTGCCACCATGATTGTCATGGCCTACTCGCGCCATCGTGAGTACCGCGCCGATGCCATGGGCGCGCAACTGGCGGGCCGCAGCAACATGATCAGCGCGCTGCAGCGGCTCAATGAAATCATGCACGGCGGCGGCGTGCTGGACGATCGCTCCCCGGCGTTGAGCGCCTTCAAGATCAACAACAAGCCCTCGGGCTTGCTGGCGTTGTTTGCCTCGCATCCGCCGCTGGAAAAACGCATTGAAGCCCTGCAGCGGATGATGTAA
- the lpxA gene encoding acyl-ACP--UDP-N-acetylglucosamine O-acyltransferase, producing the protein MIHPTAIIDPKAEVDSTVTVGPYAIIDAGVRVGPQCVIGPHVHLTGQTVIGAGNRFHTGAVIGDAPQDLKYHGEPTRLRIGDHNVFRENVTVHRSTTLEGETVIGSNNFLMAGSHVGHNSVLGDYVILANGALLGGHVQVQDRVFISGNCLVHQFTRIGTLALMQGGSRVSLDVPPYCIVRGPNTICGLNVVGLRRAGLSSAQRLELRRLYHVLFRSPKKLRDALEEARAQFISPAALAVIEFVQSTRRGICPDRARRAAHHSEAGDEEGAEA; encoded by the coding sequence ATGATTCATCCGACGGCGATCATTGATCCGAAGGCCGAAGTGGACAGCACCGTCACGGTGGGTCCGTATGCCATCATTGACGCAGGCGTGCGCGTGGGGCCGCAATGCGTCATTGGGCCGCATGTGCATCTCACGGGCCAGACCGTCATCGGGGCGGGCAATCGCTTTCATACCGGGGCGGTCATCGGGGATGCCCCGCAGGATTTGAAGTACCACGGCGAGCCCACGCGGCTGCGCATTGGGGATCACAATGTGTTTCGGGAAAATGTCACCGTGCATCGCTCGACCACCCTGGAGGGCGAAACGGTCATCGGCTCCAACAATTTCCTCATGGCCGGCAGCCATGTGGGCCACAACAGCGTCTTGGGCGATTACGTCATTCTGGCCAACGGCGCTTTGCTGGGGGGCCATGTGCAGGTGCAGGATCGCGTCTTCATTTCGGGTAACTGCCTCGTGCATCAATTCACGCGCATCGGCACGCTCGCCCTCATGCAGGGTGGCAGCCGGGTGAGTCTGGATGTGCCGCCTTATTGCATCGTGCGTGGCCCCAACACGATTTGCGGCTTGAATGTGGTGGGCCTGCGCCGGGCGGGGCTTTCCAGCGCGCAACGTTTGGAATTGCGCCGCCTCTACCATGTCCTTTTCCGCAGTCCCAAAAAACTGCGGGACGCCCTCGAGGAGGCCCGGGCGCAGTTCATCAGCCCGGCGGCCCTGGCGGTCATTGAATTTGTGCAGAGCACCCGCCGCGGCATTTGCCCGGATCGGGCCAGGCGTGCCGCCCACCACAGCGAGGCCGGGGACGAAGAAGGCGCGGAGGCATAA
- a CDS encoding vitamin B12-dependent ribonucleotide reductase, translated as MKKHLKIKRVFSDPKVSPFDQVEWEKRTAEITDDSGKVVFRQDNVEVPKSWSQLATKVVCSKYFYGDPHKPNEREHSVRQLIHRVTRTIADWGIKDGYFTAADGEVFYAELTWLCLNQYGSFNSPVWFNVGLYHQYGVGKTSARGNWYYNRRKHLAERAPTQYEYPQGSACFIQSVEDNMESIMQLAYAEAMLFKYGSGTGTDLSPIRSSKEKLSGGGRPSGPLSFLKVYDQVANVVKSGGKTRRAAKMNTLRDWHGDIEEFIEAKAKEEKKAWALIEQGYDGSFNGEAYGSVMYQNENLSVRVSDEFMQAALEGKDWWTRAVTTGQPLEKKNAARLLDKVAEGTWICGDPGLQYDGAIQRWHTCKGTEPIHSTNPCSEYVFINNTACNLASLNLMKFKREDGTFDVERFKAAVRIFITAQEIIVDNASYPTREITENSHIFRTLGLGYANLGSLIMACGLPYDSEEGRALAGAITAIMTGHAYEQSAEMAAILGPFPGYRDARCAHVSKPVAPDNVESMLGVIQMHREAVDKIQAPPELAYLVQEARACWDRALSRGRQVGYRNAQVTVLAPTGTIAFMMDCDTTGIEPDIALVKYKLLAGGGMLKIVNRTVPEALRRLGYSEAEVAHIVAHIEKYDTIEDVTENGAVIASGLKPEHLPVFDCAFKPARGQRSIHYMAHLKMMAAAQPFISGAISKTVNMPESATVADIRDAYVQAWKMGLKCVAIYRDGSKRSQPLSTRKGEGDAGKSGEVEALRARIAELEAEVERLKQQVNQPLRRRLPETRTAITHKFDVAGHEGYLTVGLFEDGQPGELFITMAKEGSTIGGLMDSIGTLTSLALQYGVPLEALVRKFAHQRFEPSGFTKNPEIRMATSITDYVFRWMALQFIPGYREAHATPNNQPELAMPGLMEEIKKHVNRPVPGLLPVAEENETDIKPAKGTASTPAKGAQRLTSTFVNQGDAPTCPNCGHVTVRNGACYKCLNCGESLGCS; from the coding sequence ATGAAGAAACATTTGAAGATCAAACGGGTTTTCAGTGATCCCAAGGTCAGTCCCTTTGACCAGGTGGAATGGGAAAAGCGGACGGCAGAAATCACGGACGATTCCGGCAAGGTGGTGTTTCGCCAGGACAATGTGGAAGTGCCCAAGTCCTGGTCCCAACTGGCCACCAAGGTGGTGTGCTCCAAGTATTTTTACGGGGATCCGCACAAACCCAACGAGCGGGAGCACTCAGTGCGGCAGTTGATCCATCGCGTGACCCGCACCATTGCGGACTGGGGGATCAAGGACGGTTATTTTACGGCCGCCGATGGCGAGGTGTTCTACGCGGAGCTGACCTGGCTCTGCCTCAATCAATACGGCTCCTTCAACTCGCCGGTCTGGTTCAACGTGGGGCTGTATCACCAGTACGGCGTGGGCAAGACCAGCGCCCGCGGCAACTGGTATTACAACCGCCGCAAGCACCTCGCCGAGCGGGCCCCCACGCAATATGAATACCCGCAGGGCAGCGCCTGCTTCATCCAATCCGTCGAGGACAACATGGAGTCCATCATGCAACTGGCCTATGCGGAGGCCATGCTGTTCAAATACGGCAGCGGCACGGGCACCGATTTATCGCCCATCCGCAGCAGCAAGGAGAAGCTTTCCGGCGGCGGACGCCCCAGCGGGCCGCTGAGTTTCCTCAAGGTGTACGATCAGGTGGCCAACGTGGTGAAGAGCGGCGGCAAGACCCGCCGGGCCGCCAAGATGAACACCCTGCGCGACTGGCACGGCGACATTGAGGAATTCATCGAAGCCAAGGCGAAGGAGGAGAAAAAGGCGTGGGCGCTCATTGAGCAGGGCTACGACGGTTCCTTCAACGGCGAGGCCTACGGCTCGGTGATGTACCAGAACGAAAACCTCTCGGTGCGGGTGAGCGATGAATTCATGCAGGCGGCGCTGGAGGGGAAGGACTGGTGGACGCGCGCCGTGACGACGGGGCAGCCGCTGGAAAAGAAAAACGCCGCGCGGTTGCTGGACAAGGTGGCCGAAGGCACGTGGATCTGCGGCGATCCCGGGCTGCAGTACGACGGCGCCATCCAGCGCTGGCACACCTGCAAGGGCACCGAACCCATTCACTCCACCAACCCCTGCTCGGAGTATGTGTTCATCAACAACACCGCCTGCAACCTGGCTTCGCTGAACCTCATGAAGTTCAAGCGCGAAGACGGCACCTTTGACGTGGAGCGTTTCAAGGCGGCGGTGCGCATCTTCATCACGGCGCAGGAGATCATCGTGGACAACGCCAGTTATCCCACCCGGGAGATCACCGAAAACTCGCACATCTTCCGCACGCTGGGGCTGGGCTATGCCAACCTCGGCTCGCTGATCATGGCCTGCGGCCTGCCGTATGATTCGGAGGAAGGCCGCGCGCTGGCGGGGGCCATTACCGCCATCATGACCGGCCATGCCTATGAGCAGTCGGCCGAAATGGCCGCCATCCTGGGGCCGTTCCCCGGCTATCGCGACGCCCGCTGCGCCCATGTGTCCAAGCCGGTGGCGCCTGACAACGTGGAATCCATGCTGGGGGTCATCCAGATGCACCGCGAGGCGGTGGACAAGATTCAGGCGCCCCCCGAGCTGGCCTACCTGGTGCAGGAGGCGCGGGCCTGCTGGGACCGCGCCTTGAGCCGCGGCCGGCAGGTGGGCTACCGCAATGCGCAGGTCACCGTGCTGGCGCCCACCGGCACCATCGCCTTCATGATGGACTGTGATACCACCGGCATCGAGCCGGACATCGCCCTGGTGAAATACAAACTGCTGGCCGGCGGCGGCATGCTGAAAATTGTCAACCGCACCGTGCCCGAGGCGCTGCGCCGCTTGGGCTACTCCGAGGCCGAGGTGGCCCACATCGTCGCGCACATCGAAAAGTACGACACCATCGAGGATGTGACGGAAAATGGCGCGGTCATCGCCAGCGGGTTGAAGCCGGAGCATCTGCCCGTCTTTGACTGCGCGTTCAAGCCTGCGCGCGGCCAGCGCAGCATTCATTACATGGCGCATTTGAAAATGATGGCCGCCGCCCAGCCGTTCATCAGCGGCGCCATTTCCAAAACGGTGAACATGCCCGAGTCGGCCACCGTGGCGGACATCCGGGATGCCTACGTGCAGGCGTGGAAGATGGGCCTGAAATGCGTGGCCATCTATCGCGACGGCTCCAAGCGCAGCCAGCCCCTCAGCACCAGGAAAGGGGAGGGCGACGCCGGGAAGTCGGGCGAGGTGGAGGCCCTCCGTGCGCGCATTGCCGAGCTGGAGGCCGAGGTGGAGCGGCTCAAGCAGCAGGTCAACCAGCCGTTGCGCCGCCGGCTGCCGGAGACCCGCACCGCCATCACCCACAAATTTGATGTGGCCGGGCATGAGGGCTACCTGACCGTCGGCCTGTTCGAGGATGGGCAGCCGGGCGAGCTGTTCATCACCATGGCCAAGGAAGGTTCCACCATTGGCGGGCTGATGGACAGCATCGGCACGCTGACCAGTCTGGCGCTGCAATACGGCGTGCCGCTGGAGGCGCTGGTGCGGAAGTTTGCCCATCAGCGCTTCGAGCCGAGCGGGTTCACTAAAAATCCGGAAATCCGCATGGCCACCTCCATCACCGACTATGTCTTCCGCTGGATGGCGCTGCAGTTCATCCCCGGCTATCGCGAGGCCCACGCCACGCCCAACAACCAGCCGGAGCTGGCCATGCCGGGCCTCATGGAGGAAATCAAGAAACACGTCAACCGCCCCGTGCCGGGATTGTTGCCCGTGGCGGAGGAAAATGAGACGGACATCAAGCCGGCCAAAGGCACCGCCTCCACGCCGGCCAAAGGGGCCCAGCGCCTGACCAGCACTTTTGTCAATCAGGGTGATGCCCCCACCTGCCCCAACTGCGGCCATGTGACCGTGCGCAACGGCGCCTGCTATAAGTGCCTGAATTGCGGCGAGAGCCTCGGCTGTTCGTGA
- a CDS encoding lysophospholipid acyltransferase family protein — MKIEPLLSAGYIRPALSSERENQANASLPAHSRGWYSSPAWRTGRLAARRLPRRAALGLARVMGTAWWAVVPQRRRAVVANLLPVTGSLPAARRCARRLFAEFACKLVDLWRFESGLDTAGLFAELQGWEHVLTVQKEGRGMLLVSPHLGNWELGAPLLASRGVKLTVITRSEPAGLTPLREKARAQWGIQTVVVGDGAFGFVEVIRHLENGACVALLVDRPAPESAVTVQLFGRPFAASVAPAELARASGCAILPTTIVRTPAGYRGMAALPVPYERAALRHPEARQALTQRIMDVLAPVIAAHPEQWFHFAPLWPSAVKAS, encoded by the coding sequence TTGAAGATTGAGCCCCTCCTGAGCGCGGGTTACATTCGGCCCGCCTTGTCCAGCGAAAGGGAAAATCAAGCAAATGCCTCGCTCCCGGCGCACAGCCGGGGATGGTACTCCAGCCCCGCCTGGCGCACCGGCCGCCTAGCCGCCCGCCGGCTTCCCCGGCGGGCCGCCCTGGGGTTGGCACGGGTGATGGGCACTGCGTGGTGGGCCGTGGTCCCGCAACGCCGCCGAGCCGTGGTGGCCAATCTGCTGCCCGTGACCGGCAGCCTGCCCGCCGCCCGGCGATGCGCGCGGCGGTTGTTTGCGGAGTTTGCCTGCAAGCTGGTGGATTTGTGGCGGTTTGAGAGCGGCCTGGATACCGCGGGCTTATTTGCCGAGCTGCAGGGGTGGGAGCATGTGTTGACCGTCCAGAAGGAGGGACGGGGGATGCTACTTGTTTCCCCCCACCTTGGCAACTGGGAGCTGGGCGCCCCGCTGCTGGCCAGCCGCGGGGTGAAGTTGACTGTCATCACCCGCTCGGAGCCGGCCGGGCTGACCCCGCTACGCGAAAAGGCCCGCGCTCAATGGGGCATCCAGACGGTGGTGGTGGGCGATGGCGCCTTTGGCTTTGTGGAGGTCATCCGCCATCTGGAAAACGGCGCCTGCGTGGCCCTGCTGGTGGACCGTCCGGCGCCGGAGTCCGCCGTGACGGTGCAACTTTTTGGCCGTCCCTTCGCTGCCTCCGTGGCGCCCGCCGAGCTGGCCCGGGCCAGCGGCTGCGCCATTTTGCCCACCACCATCGTGCGCACGCCGGCAGGGTATCGGGGCATGGCCGCTCTCCCGGTGCCTTATGAGCGGGCCGCCCTGCGCCATCCTGAGGCCCGCCAGGCGCTGACGCAGCGTATCATGGATGTCCTGGCGCCGGTGATCGCGGCCCATCCGGAACAATGGTTTCACTTTGCCCCGCTCTGGCCTTCCGCTGTGAAAGCGTCATGA
- a CDS encoding outer membrane lipoprotein carrier protein LolA: protein MLLGLVLGQGAVLPAENPETLLNRWLATHTNLQSLGADFVQTRTLRSLTQPLTTPGRLWFAAPASFRWELGNPAQTIAVRQTHDLWVIYPVQKRAERYELQGANSHWRETLALLEAGFPRSRAELEARYRIASLTLTNELLVVVLIPRHVAARRLIPELSLGVGATDHRLRFTSLKMADGSQMRQDYTNIVHNPAWTESPFKWAPPADYQVVEPLARRPRGP, encoded by the coding sequence ATGTTACTCGGGCTTGTGCTCGGCCAGGGCGCCGTCCTCCCGGCCGAGAACCCGGAAACGCTGCTCAACCGCTGGCTGGCAACCCACACCAATCTGCAATCGCTGGGCGCGGATTTCGTTCAAACCCGCACGCTGCGCTCCCTGACGCAACCGCTGACCACTCCCGGCCGGCTGTGGTTTGCCGCCCCGGCGAGCTTCCGCTGGGAGCTGGGCAACCCGGCGCAAACCATCGCGGTGCGGCAAACCCATGATCTCTGGGTGATTTATCCGGTGCAAAAACGGGCCGAAAGATATGAGTTGCAAGGCGCCAACAGCCACTGGCGGGAAACGCTGGCCCTTCTGGAGGCGGGTTTTCCCCGCTCCCGCGCGGAGCTGGAGGCGCGCTACCGCATTGCCAGCCTCACGCTTACCAATGAGCTGCTGGTGGTCGTATTGATTCCCCGGCATGTCGCGGCCCGCCGGCTGATACCGGAATTGAGCCTGGGGGTTGGCGCGACCGATCACCGGTTGCGCTTCACGTCTCTGAAAATGGCCGACGGCTCCCAAATGCGTCAGGACTACACAAATATCGTGCATAATCCGGCCTGGACGGAATCCCCGTTTAAGTGGGCGCCGCCGGCGGATTACCAGGTGGTGGAGCCGCTTGCGCGCCGCCCCCGGGGTCCCTGA